One window of Cryobacterium arcticum genomic DNA carries:
- a CDS encoding YczE/YyaS/YitT family protein → MTRRLIQLLIGLFLYGIGIALIVRGAIGVAPWDVLTQGIDSHTHLGFGVVTTIISGCVLLLWIPLRQKPGVGTIANALLVGPAADVGLWLIPADLALWVRVLLFAAGLVLLAVASGIYIGASLGPGPRDGLMTGLHARTGWPIWAVRTGIEGSVLAIGWLLGGNVGLGTVAFALLVGPLCQWTLPLFARRPVRESGEVVASAA, encoded by the coding sequence ATGACACGTCGCTTGATTCAGCTCCTCATTGGCCTCTTCCTGTATGGAATCGGCATCGCGTTGATTGTGCGCGGAGCGATTGGCGTGGCGCCGTGGGATGTGCTGACCCAGGGCATCGACTCCCACACGCACCTGGGCTTCGGGGTGGTGACCACCATCATCAGCGGCTGCGTGCTGCTGCTCTGGATTCCGCTGCGCCAGAAGCCGGGGGTGGGAACCATCGCCAACGCGCTCCTGGTGGGGCCCGCGGCGGACGTGGGGCTCTGGCTCATTCCCGCCGACCTGGCCCTCTGGGTGCGAGTGCTGCTCTTCGCCGCCGGACTGGTGCTTCTGGCGGTCGCCTCGGGCATCTACATCGGGGCGAGCCTGGGGCCCGGCCCGCGTGACGGCCTGATGACGGGCCTGCACGCCCGCACCGGCTGGCCGATCTGGGCGGTGCGCACCGGCATCGAGGGCTCGGTGCTGGCCATCGGATGGCTACTCGGCGGCAACGTGGGGCTGGGCACCGTGGCGTTCGCGCTCTTGGTGGGTCCGCTCTGCCAGTGGACACTGCCCCTGTTCGCCCGGCGGCCCGTTCGCGAGAGCGGCGAAGTGGTCGCCTCCGCCGCCTGA
- a CDS encoding MerR family transcriptional regulator has translation MDYSIQDIARLAGTTSRTLRHYGAEGLLPPSRIGSNGYRYYDERALVRLQRILLLRELGLGLPAIREVLDREVDEGAALRAHLGWLEQEQARLQRQIRSVHSTITALEGEGPLMAETMFDGFDHTHYKKEVEERWGRDAYATGDAWWRSKTPAERAEWQAASGALQADWADAATRGLDPAGDEAQLLARRQVEWLGSIPGLPRIDGHPAADYVRGLGEMYVADDRFAANYGGPIGAAFVRDALTVYAAEHL, from the coding sequence GTGGACTACTCGATCCAGGACATCGCCCGCCTCGCGGGAACCACCAGCCGCACCCTGCGCCACTACGGCGCCGAGGGGCTGCTGCCGCCCAGCCGGATCGGGAGCAACGGCTACCGCTACTACGACGAGAGGGCGCTCGTCAGGTTGCAGCGCATCCTGCTGCTGCGGGAGCTCGGTCTCGGCCTCCCGGCGATCCGCGAGGTCCTCGACCGCGAGGTCGATGAGGGAGCGGCCCTGCGCGCGCACCTCGGTTGGCTCGAGCAGGAGCAAGCGCGCCTGCAGCGTCAGATTCGGTCGGTGCACAGCACGATCACCGCATTGGAAGGAGAGGGACCCCTCATGGCAGAGACAATGTTCGACGGCTTCGACCACACCCACTATAAGAAGGAGGTCGAGGAGCGCTGGGGCCGGGACGCCTACGCCACGGGCGACGCCTGGTGGCGCTCCAAGACCCCCGCCGAGCGCGCCGAATGGCAGGCCGCATCCGGCGCCCTGCAGGCCGACTGGGCGGACGCCGCCACCCGGGGGCTCGACCCGGCCGGCGACGAGGCGCAGCTCCTGGCCCGTCGCCAGGTGGAGTGGCTCGGATCCATCCCGGGTCTGCCCCGGATCGATGGGCATCCAGCGGCGGACTACGTGCGCGGACTGGGCGAGATGTACGTCGCCGACGACAGGTTCGCGGCGAACTACGGCGGCCCCATCGGCGCCGCCTTCGTGCGCGACGCCCTCACCGTCTACGCGGCCGAGCACCTCTAG